In Mycteria americana isolate JAX WOST 10 ecotype Jacksonville Zoo and Gardens chromosome 3, USCA_MyAme_1.0, whole genome shotgun sequence, a single genomic region encodes these proteins:
- the MTRES1 gene encoding mitochondrial transcription rescue factor 1 — MTGFRLPITTFRKLNVWFGLWEKFPSNKLYLSWRRSIFCSCQASTVNYRRCFSFSPVKLCALRLSPEYISVLSLRNKSNKSSKRSRQTVQEEEEEEDENEEESDLEDEFENDPNVVKDYKDLEKVVQSLRYDVIMKAGLDIARNKVEDAFYNNELRLNGEKLWKKSRTVKVGDTLDLIVGEDKETGTAVVMRVVLKKVSNKTESEKYKVILRRWKNLKVPKQDVLK, encoded by the exons ATGACTGGCTTCAGACTCCCCATCACTACTTTTAGAAAACTAAATGTCTGGTTTGGACTGTGGGAGAAATTCCCCTCTAATAAACTGTATCTCTCTTGGAGGAGAAGCATTTTCTGTAGCTGTCAAGCAAGCACAGTAAACTACAGAAGATGTTTCAGCTTTTCCCCAGTAAAACTCTGTGCACTAAGACTTTCTCCAGAGTATATCTCAGTACTTTCTCTGCGGAACAAAAGTAACAAAAGCTCTAAAAGGAGCAGGCAAACCGTacaagaagaagaggaagaagaggatgaaaaCGAAGAGGAAAGCGATTTGGAAGATGAATTTGAAAATGACCCCAACGTAGTAAAAGATTACAAGGATCTTGAAAAAGTAGTGCAGTCTCTTCGATACGATGTGATCATGAAAGCTGGTCTAGACATTGCAAGAAA taaagtaGAAGATGCATTCTACAATAATGAACTCAGGCTGAATGGAGAAAAACTATGGAAGAAAAGTAGAACt GTGAAAGTTGGTGACACGCTGGATCTCATAGTAGGTGAAGATAAAGAAACAGGAACTGCTGTAGTTATGCGAGTAGTCTTAAAAAAAGTATCTAAcaaaactgaaagtgaaaaatacaaagtgaTTTTGAGGCGTTGGAAAAACTTAAAAGTGCCCAAACAGGATGTACTTAAGTAA
- the BEND3 gene encoding BEN domain-containing protein 3 isoform X3 has protein sequence MNSAEITDDDEVKIPKKNVVKVETEDEDEALDCSVTSRSAEKHSPDGTVTCLQDSNKRKQTSLGCDGSGSQQDVLPSVKKRRFTQEGPLSNMKNRDTGSPTQVSAEQPNKNKNPNVTWLCEEESFSDITTPSYKKPLYGISHKITEKKNPPGAEQFASYELFEKINPSSPSHLRTLNDQRKRDSAAAIAITAAAADSDPNIYSLIQKMFYTLNTLNTNMTQLHSKVDLLSLEVSRIKKQVSPAESVADFKPPPEYQLTSAELKQIMDQSTSGGDLACRLLVQLFPELFSDDEFSRSCSACGFLNKRKLESLHLQLIRNYVEVCYPSVKNTAVWQVECLPQVNDFFNRFWAQREMENSQQNGQSSSFYETEQVESSHFMEDKEQEEALSLDRSNAIASDYMLDAQDLNEFLDEASSPGEFSVFLLHRLFPELFDHRKLAERYSCFGDSGKQLLDPHRLQIIRRYTEIYFPDVQEEEAWLQQCVQRLNDELENTYMDGSECDQMRDDCYDSSGLPDDVSIIKVEDSFEYEKPGRRSKKIWLVPIDFDKLDFPPPDFDVPVPDYLLNKEQIKSIYESSLSIGNFASRLLVLLFPELFTHENLRKQYNCSGSLGKKQLDPTRIKLIRHYVQILYPRAKNDRVWTLEFVGKLDERCRRRDTEQRRTYQQQRKIHVPGPDRREFLSYAINPERFREEFEGPPLPPERSSKDFCKIPLDELVVPNPDFPVPSLYLLSDKETFFV, from the exons ATGAATTCAGCTGAAATCACTGATGATGATGAAg taaaaattcctaaaaaaaatgttgtgaaagtAGAAACAGAAGACGAAGATGAAGCTCTGGACTGCTCAGTAACATCCAGATCTGCTGAGAAACACTCACCGGATGGCACAGTTACTTGCCTACAGGATTCCAACAAACGGAAACAGACCTCACTTGGTTGTGATGGTTCAGGGAGCCAGCAAGATGTCTTACCCAGTGTGAAGAAAAGACGCTTTACACAAGAG GGCCCCCTTTCAAACATGAAGAACAGAGATACTGGCTCACCCACTCAGGTAAGTGCAGAGCAGCCAAACAAGAACAAGAATCCTAACGTAACGTGGCTCTGTGAAGAAGAATCCTTCAGTGACATAACCACTCCATCTTATAAAAAACCTCTCTATGGCATCTCACACAAAATCACAGAGAAGAAGAACCCACCAGGAGCTGAGCAGTTTGCTTCTTACGAGTTGTTTGAAAAAATCAACCCCAGCAGTCCCTCGCATCTGCGGACTTTGAACGACCAACGCAAAAGGGACTCGGCCGCAGCCATTGCCATAACAGCGGCCGCTGCAGATTCTGACCCAAATATATATTCTTtgatacagaaaatgttttacacGCTTAACACCCTCAATACCAATATGACTCAGCTTCACAGTAAAGTTGACCTTTTGTCTCTGGAGGTTAGCAGAATTAAGAAGCAAGTCAGTCCAGCAGAGTCCGTTGCAGACTTCAAGCCTCCCCCAGAGTACCAGCTGACTTCTGCGGAGCTCAAACAAATCATGGATCAAAGCACGTCAGGCGGAGACCTAGCTTGCCGGTTGCTAGTACAGCTCTTCCCAGAGCTCTTCAGCGACGATGAgttcagcagaagctgcagtgcATGTGGCTTTCTCAACAAAAGGAAACTTGAATCTCTTCATCTGCAGCTTATCCGTAACTATGTGGAAGTTTGTTATCCTTCTGTGAAGAATACAGCTGTGTGGCAGGTGGAGTGTTTGCCTCAAGTCAATGATTTTTTCAATAGATTTTGGGCtcaaagggaaatggaaaacagtCAGCAAAATGGTCAGTCGTCCAGTTTTTATGAGACTGAGCAGGTCGAATCCTCTCATTTTATGGAGGATAAAGAGCAGGAGGAAGCTTTATCCTTGGACAGGAGTAATGCCATTGCCTCAGATTACATGCTGGATGCTCAGGATCTCAATGAATTTTTAGATGAAGCTTCTTCTCCAGgggaattttctgtttttttgttacACAGATTGTTTCCGGAACTCTTTGACCACAGAAAATTAGCTGAAAGGTACAGCTGCTTTGGAGATTCTGGAAAACAACTGCTGGATCCTCATCGGCTTCAAATAATCCGTAGGTACACTGAAATTTACTTTCCAGATGTGCAAGAAGAAGAAGCCTGGTTGCAGCAATGTGTTCAGCGACTAAACGATGAGCTTGAAAATACGTATATGGATGGAAGTGAATGTGATCAGATGAGAGATGACTGTTACGATTCTTCTGGTTTACCAGATGATGTATCAATCATAAAAGTGGAAGACAGTTTTGAATATGAAAAACCTGGCAGACGCTCAAAAAAAATTTGGCTTGTACCCATAGACTTTGACAAACTTGACTTTCCCCCTCCCGACTTTGATGTCCCTGTCCCGGATTACCTGTTGAACAAAGAACAGATTAAAAGTATATACGAAAGCAGTCTTTCCATAGGCAATTTTGCCTCTCGATTGCTTGTTCTCTTATTTCCTGAACTGTTTACTCATGAAAACTTACGGAAGCAATACAACTGTAGTGGATCTTTAGGCAAGAAACAGCTCGACCCCACTAGAATTAAATTAATTCGACATTATGTGCAGATACTGTACCCCAGAGCAAAGAACGACAGAGTGTGGACATTGGAGTTTGTTGGGAAGCTTGACGAGAGGTGTCGACGAAGAGACACGGAGCAAAGGCGCACGTACCAACAGCAACGGAAAATCCACGTGCCGGGGCCCGACAGGAGGGAATTTCTCAGCTATGCAATAAACCCCGAGAGGTTTCGAGAAGAATTCGAAGGGCCGCCACTGCCACCGGAAAGAAGCAGCAAGGATTTTTGCAAGATACCACTCGATGAACTCGTTGTTCCTAATCCAGACTTCCCTGTGCCTTCTCTGTATTTGCTGTCTGATAAGGAG actttttttgtttaa
- the BEND3 gene encoding BEN domain-containing protein 3 isoform X2: MNSAEITDDDEVKIPKKNVVKVETEDEDEALDCSVTSRSAEKHSPDGTVTCLQDSNKRKQTSLGCDGSGSQQDVLPSVKKRRFTQEGPLSNMKNRDTGSPTQVSAEQPNKNKNPNVTWLCEEESFSDITTPSYKKPLYGISHKITEKKNPPGAEQFASYELFEKINPSSPSHLRTLNDQRKRDSAAAIAITAAAADSDPNIYSLIQKMFYTLNTLNTNMTQLHSKVDLLSLEVSRIKKQVSPAESVADFKPPPEYQLTSAELKQIMDQSTSGGDLACRLLVQLFPELFSDDEFSRSCSACGFLNKRKLESLHLQLIRNYVEVCYPSVKNTAVWQVECLPQVNDFFNRFWAQREMENSQQNGQSSSFYETEQVESSHFMEDKEQEEALSLDRSNAIASDYMLDAQDLNEFLDEASSPGEFSVFLLHRLFPELFDHRKLAERYSCFGDSGKQLLDPHRLQIIRRYTEIYFPDVQEEEAWLQQCVQRLNDELENTYMDGSECDQMRDDCYDSSGLPDDVSIIKVEDSFEYEKPGRRSKKIWLVPIDFDKLDFPPPDFDVPVPDYLLNKEQIKSIYESSLSIGNFASRLLVLLFPELFTHENLRKQYNCSGSLGKKQLDPTRIKLIRHYVQILYPRAKNDRVWTLEFVGKLDERCRRRDTEQRRTYQQQRKIHVPGPDRREFLSYAINPERFREEFEGPPLPPERSSKDFCKIPLDELVVPNPDFPVPSLYLLSDKECHCWCD; this comes from the exons ATGAATTCAGCTGAAATCACTGATGATGATGAAg taaaaattcctaaaaaaaatgttgtgaaagtAGAAACAGAAGACGAAGATGAAGCTCTGGACTGCTCAGTAACATCCAGATCTGCTGAGAAACACTCACCGGATGGCACAGTTACTTGCCTACAGGATTCCAACAAACGGAAACAGACCTCACTTGGTTGTGATGGTTCAGGGAGCCAGCAAGATGTCTTACCCAGTGTGAAGAAAAGACGCTTTACACAAGAG GGCCCCCTTTCAAACATGAAGAACAGAGATACTGGCTCACCCACTCAGGTAAGTGCAGAGCAGCCAAACAAGAACAAGAATCCTAACGTAACGTGGCTCTGTGAAGAAGAATCCTTCAGTGACATAACCACTCCATCTTATAAAAAACCTCTCTATGGCATCTCACACAAAATCACAGAGAAGAAGAACCCACCAGGAGCTGAGCAGTTTGCTTCTTACGAGTTGTTTGAAAAAATCAACCCCAGCAGTCCCTCGCATCTGCGGACTTTGAACGACCAACGCAAAAGGGACTCGGCCGCAGCCATTGCCATAACAGCGGCCGCTGCAGATTCTGACCCAAATATATATTCTTtgatacagaaaatgttttacacGCTTAACACCCTCAATACCAATATGACTCAGCTTCACAGTAAAGTTGACCTTTTGTCTCTGGAGGTTAGCAGAATTAAGAAGCAAGTCAGTCCAGCAGAGTCCGTTGCAGACTTCAAGCCTCCCCCAGAGTACCAGCTGACTTCTGCGGAGCTCAAACAAATCATGGATCAAAGCACGTCAGGCGGAGACCTAGCTTGCCGGTTGCTAGTACAGCTCTTCCCAGAGCTCTTCAGCGACGATGAgttcagcagaagctgcagtgcATGTGGCTTTCTCAACAAAAGGAAACTTGAATCTCTTCATCTGCAGCTTATCCGTAACTATGTGGAAGTTTGTTATCCTTCTGTGAAGAATACAGCTGTGTGGCAGGTGGAGTGTTTGCCTCAAGTCAATGATTTTTTCAATAGATTTTGGGCtcaaagggaaatggaaaacagtCAGCAAAATGGTCAGTCGTCCAGTTTTTATGAGACTGAGCAGGTCGAATCCTCTCATTTTATGGAGGATAAAGAGCAGGAGGAAGCTTTATCCTTGGACAGGAGTAATGCCATTGCCTCAGATTACATGCTGGATGCTCAGGATCTCAATGAATTTTTAGATGAAGCTTCTTCTCCAGgggaattttctgtttttttgttacACAGATTGTTTCCGGAACTCTTTGACCACAGAAAATTAGCTGAAAGGTACAGCTGCTTTGGAGATTCTGGAAAACAACTGCTGGATCCTCATCGGCTTCAAATAATCCGTAGGTACACTGAAATTTACTTTCCAGATGTGCAAGAAGAAGAAGCCTGGTTGCAGCAATGTGTTCAGCGACTAAACGATGAGCTTGAAAATACGTATATGGATGGAAGTGAATGTGATCAGATGAGAGATGACTGTTACGATTCTTCTGGTTTACCAGATGATGTATCAATCATAAAAGTGGAAGACAGTTTTGAATATGAAAAACCTGGCAGACGCTCAAAAAAAATTTGGCTTGTACCCATAGACTTTGACAAACTTGACTTTCCCCCTCCCGACTTTGATGTCCCTGTCCCGGATTACCTGTTGAACAAAGAACAGATTAAAAGTATATACGAAAGCAGTCTTTCCATAGGCAATTTTGCCTCTCGATTGCTTGTTCTCTTATTTCCTGAACTGTTTACTCATGAAAACTTACGGAAGCAATACAACTGTAGTGGATCTTTAGGCAAGAAACAGCTCGACCCCACTAGAATTAAATTAATTCGACATTATGTGCAGATACTGTACCCCAGAGCAAAGAACGACAGAGTGTGGACATTGGAGTTTGTTGGGAAGCTTGACGAGAGGTGTCGACGAAGAGACACGGAGCAAAGGCGCACGTACCAACAGCAACGGAAAATCCACGTGCCGGGGCCCGACAGGAGGGAATTTCTCAGCTATGCAATAAACCCCGAGAGGTTTCGAGAAGAATTCGAAGGGCCGCCACTGCCACCGGAAAGAAGCAGCAAGGATTTTTGCAAGATACCACTCGATGAACTCGTTGTTCCTAATCCAGACTTCCCTGTGCCTTCTCTGTATTTGCTGTCTGATAAGGAG TGTCACTGCTGGTGTGACTGA
- the BEND3 gene encoding BEN domain-containing protein 3 isoform X1, whose translation MNSAEITDDDEVKIPKKNVVKVETEDEDEALDCSVTSRSAEKHSPDGTVTCLQDSNKRKQTSLGCDGSGSQQDVLPSVKKRRFTQEGPLSNMKNRDTGSPTQVSAEQPNKNKNPNVTWLCEEESFSDITTPSYKKPLYGISHKITEKKNPPGAEQFASYELFEKINPSSPSHLRTLNDQRKRDSAAAIAITAAAADSDPNIYSLIQKMFYTLNTLNTNMTQLHSKVDLLSLEVSRIKKQVSPAESVADFKPPPEYQLTSAELKQIMDQSTSGGDLACRLLVQLFPELFSDDEFSRSCSACGFLNKRKLESLHLQLIRNYVEVCYPSVKNTAVWQVECLPQVNDFFNRFWAQREMENSQQNGQSSSFYETEQVESSHFMEDKEQEEALSLDRSNAIASDYMLDAQDLNEFLDEASSPGEFSVFLLHRLFPELFDHRKLAERYSCFGDSGKQLLDPHRLQIIRRYTEIYFPDVQEEEAWLQQCVQRLNDELENTYMDGSECDQMRDDCYDSSGLPDDVSIIKVEDSFEYEKPGRRSKKIWLVPIDFDKLDFPPPDFDVPVPDYLLNKEQIKSIYESSLSIGNFASRLLVLLFPELFTHENLRKQYNCSGSLGKKQLDPTRIKLIRHYVQILYPRAKNDRVWTLEFVGKLDERCRRRDTEQRRTYQQQRKIHVPGPDRREFLSYAINPERFREEFEGPPLPPERSSKDFCKIPLDELVVPNPDFPVPSLYLLSDKEVREIVQQSLSVGNFAARLLVRLFPELFTPENLRLQYNHSGACNKKQLDPIRLRLIRHYVEAVYPVEKMEEVWHYECIPSIDERCRRPNRKKCDILKKAKKAKK comes from the exons ATGAATTCAGCTGAAATCACTGATGATGATGAAg taaaaattcctaaaaaaaatgttgtgaaagtAGAAACAGAAGACGAAGATGAAGCTCTGGACTGCTCAGTAACATCCAGATCTGCTGAGAAACACTCACCGGATGGCACAGTTACTTGCCTACAGGATTCCAACAAACGGAAACAGACCTCACTTGGTTGTGATGGTTCAGGGAGCCAGCAAGATGTCTTACCCAGTGTGAAGAAAAGACGCTTTACACAAGAG GGCCCCCTTTCAAACATGAAGAACAGAGATACTGGCTCACCCACTCAGGTAAGTGCAGAGCAGCCAAACAAGAACAAGAATCCTAACGTAACGTGGCTCTGTGAAGAAGAATCCTTCAGTGACATAACCACTCCATCTTATAAAAAACCTCTCTATGGCATCTCACACAAAATCACAGAGAAGAAGAACCCACCAGGAGCTGAGCAGTTTGCTTCTTACGAGTTGTTTGAAAAAATCAACCCCAGCAGTCCCTCGCATCTGCGGACTTTGAACGACCAACGCAAAAGGGACTCGGCCGCAGCCATTGCCATAACAGCGGCCGCTGCAGATTCTGACCCAAATATATATTCTTtgatacagaaaatgttttacacGCTTAACACCCTCAATACCAATATGACTCAGCTTCACAGTAAAGTTGACCTTTTGTCTCTGGAGGTTAGCAGAATTAAGAAGCAAGTCAGTCCAGCAGAGTCCGTTGCAGACTTCAAGCCTCCCCCAGAGTACCAGCTGACTTCTGCGGAGCTCAAACAAATCATGGATCAAAGCACGTCAGGCGGAGACCTAGCTTGCCGGTTGCTAGTACAGCTCTTCCCAGAGCTCTTCAGCGACGATGAgttcagcagaagctgcagtgcATGTGGCTTTCTCAACAAAAGGAAACTTGAATCTCTTCATCTGCAGCTTATCCGTAACTATGTGGAAGTTTGTTATCCTTCTGTGAAGAATACAGCTGTGTGGCAGGTGGAGTGTTTGCCTCAAGTCAATGATTTTTTCAATAGATTTTGGGCtcaaagggaaatggaaaacagtCAGCAAAATGGTCAGTCGTCCAGTTTTTATGAGACTGAGCAGGTCGAATCCTCTCATTTTATGGAGGATAAAGAGCAGGAGGAAGCTTTATCCTTGGACAGGAGTAATGCCATTGCCTCAGATTACATGCTGGATGCTCAGGATCTCAATGAATTTTTAGATGAAGCTTCTTCTCCAGgggaattttctgtttttttgttacACAGATTGTTTCCGGAACTCTTTGACCACAGAAAATTAGCTGAAAGGTACAGCTGCTTTGGAGATTCTGGAAAACAACTGCTGGATCCTCATCGGCTTCAAATAATCCGTAGGTACACTGAAATTTACTTTCCAGATGTGCAAGAAGAAGAAGCCTGGTTGCAGCAATGTGTTCAGCGACTAAACGATGAGCTTGAAAATACGTATATGGATGGAAGTGAATGTGATCAGATGAGAGATGACTGTTACGATTCTTCTGGTTTACCAGATGATGTATCAATCATAAAAGTGGAAGACAGTTTTGAATATGAAAAACCTGGCAGACGCTCAAAAAAAATTTGGCTTGTACCCATAGACTTTGACAAACTTGACTTTCCCCCTCCCGACTTTGATGTCCCTGTCCCGGATTACCTGTTGAACAAAGAACAGATTAAAAGTATATACGAAAGCAGTCTTTCCATAGGCAATTTTGCCTCTCGATTGCTTGTTCTCTTATTTCCTGAACTGTTTACTCATGAAAACTTACGGAAGCAATACAACTGTAGTGGATCTTTAGGCAAGAAACAGCTCGACCCCACTAGAATTAAATTAATTCGACATTATGTGCAGATACTGTACCCCAGAGCAAAGAACGACAGAGTGTGGACATTGGAGTTTGTTGGGAAGCTTGACGAGAGGTGTCGACGAAGAGACACGGAGCAAAGGCGCACGTACCAACAGCAACGGAAAATCCACGTGCCGGGGCCCGACAGGAGGGAATTTCTCAGCTATGCAATAAACCCCGAGAGGTTTCGAGAAGAATTCGAAGGGCCGCCACTGCCACCGGAAAGAAGCAGCAAGGATTTTTGCAAGATACCACTCGATGAACTCGTTGTTCCTAATCCAGACTTCCCTGTGCCTTCTCTGTATTTGCTGTCTGATAAGGAGGTAAGAGAAATAGTGCAGCAGAGCCTGTCAGTCGGCAACTTTGCTGCCAGGCTTCTCGTAAGACTCTTTCCCGAACTCTTTACTCCGGAGAATCTCAGACTGCAATACAACCATTCAGGTGCTTGTAACAAAAAACAGCTCGATCCTATCAGACTGAGACTGATCCGTCATTACGTGGAGGCAGTTTACCCTgtggagaaaatggaagaagtaTGGCATTATGAATGTATACCGAGCATTGATGAGAGATGCCGGCGTCCTAACAGAAAAAAGTGTGATAtactgaaaaaagcaaagaaagcaaaaaagtga